CGAGAGGCGCTTCAACATCTCATACCCGAAGGACGTGTCCTTTTCACATTTGGCGCGGAGACATTCGCCGTCCAGGGCGATCGCGCGCGTTTCGAGGACGACGATGCCGCTGAAATGCCACCGGAAGGGCGAGATCAGCCACGACCAGCCGAGGATCTCTCCCGGCCCGACGGTCTGGATCCGGAGCGCGGTCTTTCCCGGGACGTCCATCTGGAGCGCCACGCGGCCGCTGCGCATCAGGTAGAACTTATTGGCAACCTGTCCTTCGTGAATGATCGTGTCACCGTCGGCGAACCGCACATTGCTCGCACAACCGATGAGGGTCTGCATATGTTCAAATGACAATCCCGCCAGGAAGGGATGCTGGCGCATGATCTCTGAAAGGTCGTCTTTTTCCATGGCGCACTTCCTATCCGTTGGTGGTGGCGATGGTGGATTCGCGGATGGCCGTGGCCTCCGCAGTGATATCGATCCCCACAGGGCACCAGGTGATACACCGGCCACAACCGACGCATCCCGAGGTGCCGAATTGCTCAACCCAATTCGACAGTTTGTGTGTCAGCCATTGTCTATACCGCGTGCGGGTGCTCATGCGGATGTTCCCACCAGCGACACGGGTGAAGTCGGCAGTGAAACAGGAGTCCCACCGGCGCCAGCGCTCGGCGTGATCGCCCGTCAGGTCTGTGAGATCTTCCACGGTCGAGCAGAAACAGGTGGGACATACCATCGTGCAGTTCGCGCACGAGAGGCACCGCTTGCTGATGTCATCCCAGCGGGGATGCTCGAAATTGTCGCGGAGGATGCCTGCGAGGCCCTTTGTCTCGAGCGTGCGCCCCATGGCTGCCGTGGTACGCCGTGCGACCGCCGCCGCGCGTTCCGCTTCTTCCTTCTCCGCGGGGCGATGCGTCACGTGCTCCAGGACCTCCCGTCCCCGGTCACTCCCCATCTCCACAACGAAATAGTGGCGGGTGCCCTCCCTCACTTCCGTCAACGCGAGATCGAAGCCTTCGCGCGCACGCGGACCCGTCCCCATGGAGGCACAGAAGCAGGTCCCTCCTGCCTGTGCACAATTGACCGCAACGATGAACGCCGAAGAGCGCGTCTGTGCGTAGTGCCGGTCCCTGTACGCGCCGGACATGAAGATCTTGTCCTGGATGGCCAGCGCAGCGAGTTCACAGGCGCGTACACCAATGAATGCGAACGGCCGCGCGGGAACAGCGTCCTCCGGCTCTACAGCGAATCCTTTCCCTTCTTTCCGGGCTGCGAAAAGCCGGAGACGCGAGGGAAAGAGGTAGCGTTTCCAGGAATGTGGCCCTACGGTGAACATGAAGAGGCTATCGTCGGCACCGGGGGCGATGCGATACGTGCCGGCATCCTGCACATCCGTCCACCCCCGGGGGAATTCCTCCACACGCTCCACCGTGTCAAAGGAGATGGCACCGTCCCGGATCTTCGGTCCGATCACGGTATAGCCCTGCGTCATAAGTGCGGCGAGAAGGTCCTGAAGATCGTTGAGCTCCACAATTTGCATGTGCGTGCCTCAGACGATGGGAAGGATGGATATGCGATGGGATAGTATTGAAGTGCAGAAGGTGTGCCAACTGAGGGAGGCCGAAAAACCTGCCAAACCGGGGAAGACCACCCATGCATCAATGCATCATTCGCACCGATGACAAGAAACACCCCGTAAAGTTCTTATAGATGCAAAACAGGCGCAACTGCTGATTTCTGCAACAGGACGGGTGATCATGGCCAGCAATGCGAGAGGACCGGATGCGCTACAGGATCTGCGGACAGTCCTCCGCCACACGGCACATATCGCATTTCGGCTTCCGTGCCGGACATGTCCGGCGGCCGTGCAATATCAGCAGATTCGAGATCTCGATCCAGGTACGTTTCGGGAACACCTCCATGAGATCCTGTTCGATCTTCTCGGGAGTATTCTCTTTGGGAAAATCCCAACCGGCGCGAGAGCCTGTGTACGTGGGTGTCAACGACCACGCCGGAGGAGATACCGAACGCCTGGCCGAGGACGACGTTCGCGGTCTTCCTCCCCACCCCGGGAAGAGTGACGAGCTCATCGATCGTCGACGGGACCTCGCCACCGAACCGGTCCATGAGTCCCTTCGCACAGGCGATGATGTTCTTCGCCTTCATGCGGAAGAATCCGGTCGAGCGGATGATCTCCTCCAGCTCGGCCTGGTCGGCCGAGGCGAGTGCAGGCACCCCCGCGTACCGTGCAAAGAGGACGGGGGTCACCATGTTCACGCGTTCATCCGTACATTGCGCGGACAGGATCGTTGCCACCAGAAGCTGAAAGGGCGTCCCGTGCGTGAGCGCCGTGCGGGCTTCCGGAAAATCCTTGCGCAGCGACTTGACGACCTTCAGCGCCCGCTGCTGCTTCTTCTCCATGGATTCCGCGCGTGAGGTCGTACGCACGGGAGTCTTCGCTGCTCGTGTCCCTGCCATTCGTGCTCCGCAGTGAGGTTCAGATCGTGAGTTTCGGGAATGACAGCGATGCGGGCTTGTACCGGTCATCCTTGATGAGAAGGCGTTCGATCACCTCTCCCTGGACGATCGTACGATCGACGATCTCGGGGACATCCGCAACCGTCACATGCCCGTACCAGATCCCCTCCGGATAGATCACCATGGAGACCCCGTGCTCGCACGCATCCAGGCATCCCGCGGCGTTGCCGCGAACGATCTTGTTCAGTCCGCGGGCGCCGATCGCAACCTTCAACGCATCACGGACCTCGATCGATCCCTTCGCGTGGCAGCACCCGCGGGGATGATCCTTGGCCCGTTCGTTGGTACAGACAAAGACATGGCGTTCATACATGTTCATGACCCCAGTATGTTGTCGTGACCGTGACGTCACCGTTCACTTTCGCGAGGCACGCGGCACGTTCGTTCCCCGTGAACTCCTTCTCCTTCATCAACTTCTTCTCCAGCGGCCCCGGCGGAAGCATATTCTCCGCTCCCGCCAGGAGCGTGACGCGGCACCAGCCACAGATCCCATCACCGCTGCACGATTGACCGATCGGCATCTCGGCCTGATTGGCGGCGGCCAGGATCGTTGCCCCGGCGCGTATGGCCCGTTCCGTCCCTGAGGGCATGAACCGTACGACAGGCATCTACGAGGGCTCCGCATCCGTTTCGACACGGACCTCGCCGAACACGGTCGAGAGGTCGAGATGGATCCGGCTCGCAGCATCACGGTACCCTTCCGACACATAGTGCACCGAGGGGAAGAACCCGTTGCGCACCGCCGTGCCCGCCCGCACGGTCCCCATGACGCCGTCCGCCGTCACCGTATACGCCATCCCCCGCGGGAGGCGCACGATCACCGATCCCATGACGGTATCCACTTTGAGAGAGTGTTCACCGGGCGCGAGAGCAGCCCTGGTGAGATCCGCCGTCGCGATCCCCATGACGGTGGAAAGAGACCCCCCGGTGAAATTGCGCGCCTCCACCCGTGACCGGACCTCTCCGAAGACATTGGCCACCCGGATACTCGAGGAGGCTGTCTCGACGACACGGCGTCCGATCCCTATATCCGCGAGAGGGGCGGTCTCGAGGGCCGACTCGTCCACCGGCCGGCGGGCGTGCATGATGAGGTAGACACCCGCGCCGACGATCGCGACGGGCCAGAGCGAGAGCAGGACCGCGCTGATATGGAATTTCGAATGTTCATCGAGGATGAAGAGGATGCCGAGCACGATCAGCAACACTCCCCACCATACCCGTCCGGTCAGCCGCATCATCCCCTCACTTCCTGTTCTGGGCAAGGAACGAACGCACCGCTGCGGTCGTCCGGGTATTCACCACATCCGCCGCCGTGAGCCACCCCTTGCGGGCGATACCGACGCCGTAGAATGTGTCCCGCAGGCCATCCACGCTGTGGGCATCAGGATCGATGAAGATCGGCACACCGAGGTCGCGCGCGTGGGCCACGAGCCGCCAATCAAGATCGAGGCGCATCGGATGAGCATTGATCTCGATCGCTTTCCCGAAGTCGGCGGCGGCCTGGATCACCTGGAGCATGTCCACCGGGTAGGGATCCCGCGAGAGGAGCAGCCGGCCCGTCGGGTGCCCCAGAAGCGTCACCCGTGGGTGCTTCAGCGCGGTGATGATCCTCTTTGTCATCTGTGCTTCGGTCATCTTGAAGTTGCTGTGGACCGATACGACCACATAGTCGAAGAGCGCAAGCGTCTTCTCGGGCCAATCCAGCGAACCATCCGGAAGGATATCGCACTCCGTTCCCTTGAAGACCGTGAACCCCTTGAGGGAATCGTTCACGGCATCGATCTCTTTCACCTGCCGCACGACATCCGCAGGCTTGAGTCCGCCCGCATACGACGCGGCCTGGCTATGGTCCGCGATACCGAGATACTCCCATCCGAGCGCACGCGCGCCGGACACCATCTGCTCGAGGGTATTCACACCGTCACTGGAGGTCGTGTGGCAATGGAACGTCCCACGGAGGTCCTTCGCCTCGATCAGCGCGGGGATCGCATCCTTCTCCGCTGCCTCGAACTCCTTCGTGTTCTCGCGCAACTCGGGCGGGATGTATGCCAGCCCGAGCACACGGTACAGGTCCTCCTCCGACTTCACCGGCGGCATGCGTTTCTTTTTCGCGCCGTCAAGCGGCGTGAACGCATACTCATTGAGGCTCAGCCCGATCTTCCGGGCCCGTGAGCGCATTTCGACGTTGTGTTCCTTGCTCCCGGTAAAGTAGTTTTGGGCAAAAGGGAATTCCGCATCGGCAACGACGCGAAGGTCGCACGTGATGGCTGTGTCCAGTTCCACGGTCGACTTCGTGTCTCCGCGCGCGATGACCCTGGAGACCCCGGGGAGCGTGACGAAGCGTTCCATGATCGCCGGCCGGTGCCGCTCTTCCGCGCTCACGAGCACATCGATATCACCGATCACTTCCTTGTGGCGGCGGAGGCTCCCGCAGAGGGACGAACGGATGACGCCCGGCACTTTCCGCACCTCCTCCAGCACCCTCTGCGCATGCCCGGCCGCCAACGGGTACAGGACCTTCTCTCCCCTGCTCCTGACGGCCTGGATCCCTGCGAGGATGTTCGCTTCGGTCTTGGCGCCGAACCCTTCAATATCCGCCAACTTCCCGGCAGCAGCAGCGCGTTCGAGTGCCTCCACGGAATCGATCTTCAGTTTCTCGTAGAGCAGCTTGACCTTCTTCGGGCCCAGGCCCTGGATGCGCAGCATCGCCAGCACGCCATCGGGGATCTTCCCCCGGACCTCATCATAGTCCTTCGACTTCCCGGTGCGCACAAGGTCGGTGATCACCCGCGCGATCCCTTCGCCGATCCCCTTCACGGACCTGATGGAACCGGACTCCACCGCCTGCGCGATATCTTCGGTCACCCCTTCGAGGGCGCGCGAGGCGTTGTGGAACGCGCGCGACTTGAACGGATTGGCGCCCTGCAGCTCGAGCAGGGTGCCCATCTCCTCCAGCAGATCGATGATCTCTTTCTTATCCATCGTCGTGTGCCAGCACCCATCGGGCCGGCCGGGCATCCTCACATGTACTTCATCTCACGGGCCTTCCGTTCCAGGTCTTCCTGGAATTCCGGAGCGGCGATGGCAATGAGCGCCTTCGCCCGTTCCCGCACCTTTTTCCCGTACAACTCCGCGACACCGTACTCCGTCACGACGTAGCGCACGTGGCTCCGCGTCGTCACCACGCCGCCGCCCGGCCGTATCGTCGGGACGATGCGGCTGGTCGGAACGCCCTTCACATCGGCCGTGGAGGACAGGGCGATGAACGGAATGCCGCCCTTGCTCCGCGAGGCACCGTAAATGAAATCCACCTGCCCGCCCACACCGCTGTAGAACCGCGGACCGATGCTATCCGCGCAGACCTGGCCCGTCAGGTCCACCTCGATCGCGCTGTTGATCGCGATCATTTTCTCGTTCCGTGCGATGATGAACGGATCGTTCACATATTCCGTGGGATGCAGTTCGACGATCGGATTATCATGCACGAAATTGTACAACCGTTTGGTCCCGAGCATGAAACCGGCGACGATCTTCCCGGGATGCAGCGTTTTCATTTCTCCGTCGATCACGCCACGCTCGACGAGGTCGATGACACCGTCCGAGAACATCTCGCTGTGCACGCCGAGGTGCTTGTGATTCTTCAACTGATTCAAGACGGCATCCGGGATGCCGCCGATCCCCATCTGCAGCGTGGCGCCGTCCGGGATCATCGCGGCAATGTGCCTGGCGATCCGGTCCGAGAGCTCCGATACCGCCCCCATCGGGGTCTCGGGCAGTTCATAATCGACCGGCACGATGTGGGTGATCTTGGAAACGTGGATGAACGAATCCCCCAGCGTGCGCGGCATGTTCGGGTTCACTTCAGCGATCACGATGCGTGCCGACTGTGCGGCGGTCTTGGTAACGCCCACTTCGACACCGAGAGAACAGAAGCCGTGTTCGTCCGGCGGGCTGACGTGGATCAGCGCCGCATCGAGCGGGAGTTGCCCGTTCTTGAACAGCCCGGGGATCTCGGACAGGAAGCACGGCGTGAAGTCCGCCCGTCCTTCGTTCACGGCCAGGCGCACATTGTCGCTGATGAAGAGCGTATTCACACGGATGTGTCCGGCCATCGCCGGCGCAACATAGTCCGCACTGCCCACCGTGAGGACCTGCACCACCTCCACATCCTTCAATTCCGGTGCGCGGGCAACGAATGCGCCCAGGACCTTCTGGGGCACCGAGCAGTTCCCCGTCAGGAACACACGGAAGCCCGACTGGATGGTCGTCACGGCCTGTGCCGGCGTGACCGTCCGCTCACGATAGATATCCATCCAGCTCATCGGGGGCGCTCCTTCCCGCTGAGGGACGCCGCAAGCGATGGATTGAGGACGCGGCCGTTGTGGATCGCGACGCCGAGCGACAGGGGATGCGAGCGCGCCATCGCATCGTCCAATCCGTATTTCGCGACCTGTTGAATGTACGGC
Above is a window of Ignavibacteriota bacterium DNA encoding:
- the polX gene encoding DNA polymerase/3'-5' exonuclease PolX, producing the protein MDKKEIIDLLEEMGTLLELQGANPFKSRAFHNASRALEGVTEDIAQAVESGSIRSVKGIGEGIARVITDLVRTGKSKDYDEVRGKIPDGVLAMLRIQGLGPKKVKLLYEKLKIDSVEALERAAAAGKLADIEGFGAKTEANILAGIQAVRSRGEKVLYPLAAGHAQRVLEEVRKVPGVIRSSLCGSLRRHKEVIGDIDVLVSAEERHRPAIMERFVTLPGVSRVIARGDTKSTVELDTAITCDLRVVADAEFPFAQNYFTGSKEHNVEMRSRARKIGLSLNEYAFTPLDGAKKKRMPPVKSEEDLYRVLGLAYIPPELRENTKEFEAAEKDAIPALIEAKDLRGTFHCHTTSSDGVNTLEQMVSGARALGWEYLGIADHSQAASYAGGLKPADVVRQVKEIDAVNDSLKGFTVFKGTECDILPDGSLDWPEKTLALFDYVVVSVHSNFKMTEAQMTKRIITALKHPRVTLLGHPTGRLLLSRDPYPVDMLQVIQAAADFGKAIEINAHPMRLDLDWRLVAHARDLGVPIFIDPDAHSVDGLRDTFYGVGIARKGWLTAADVVNTRTTAAVRSFLAQNRK
- a CDS encoding 4Fe-4S dicluster domain-containing protein, producing MQIVELNDLQDLLAALMTQGYTVIGPKIRDGAISFDTVERVEEFPRGWTDVQDAGTYRIAPGADDSLFMFTVGPHSWKRYLFPSRLRLFAARKEGKGFAVEPEDAVPARPFAFIGVRACELAALAIQDKIFMSGAYRDRHYAQTRSSAFIVAVNCAQAGGTCFCASMGTGPRAREGFDLALTEVREGTRHYFVVEMGSDRGREVLEHVTHRPAEKEEAERAAAVARRTTAAMGRTLETKGLAGILRDNFEHPRWDDISKRCLSCANCTMVCPTCFCSTVEDLTDLTGDHAERWRRWDSCFTADFTRVAGGNIRMSTRTRYRQWLTHKLSNWVEQFGTSGCVGCGRCITWCPVGIDITAEATAIRESTIATTNG
- a CDS encoding acetyl-CoA hydrolase/transferase family protein, coding for MDIYRERTVTPAQAVTTIQSGFRVFLTGNCSVPQKVLGAFVARAPELKDVEVVQVLTVGSADYVAPAMAGHIRVNTLFISDNVRLAVNEGRADFTPCFLSEIPGLFKNGQLPLDAALIHVSPPDEHGFCSLGVEVGVTKTAAQSARIVIAEVNPNMPRTLGDSFIHVSKITHIVPVDYELPETPMGAVSELSDRIARHIAAMIPDGATLQMGIGGIPDAVLNQLKNHKHLGVHSEMFSDGVIDLVERGVIDGEMKTLHPGKIVAGFMLGTKRLYNFVHDNPIVELHPTEYVNDPFIIARNEKMIAINSAIEVDLTGQVCADSIGPRFYSGVGGQVDFIYGASRSKGGIPFIALSSTADVKGVPTSRIVPTIRPGGGVVTTRSHVRYVVTEYGVAELYGKKVRERAKALIAIAAPEFQEDLERKAREMKYM
- a CDS encoding (2Fe-2S) ferredoxin domain-containing protein, with protein sequence MNMYERHVFVCTNERAKDHPRGCCHAKGSIEVRDALKVAIGARGLNKIVRGNAAGCLDACEHGVSMVIYPEGIWYGHVTVADVPEIVDRTIVQGEVIERLLIKDDRYKPASLSFPKLTI
- a CDS encoding cyclic nucleotide-binding domain-containing protein; this encodes MEKDDLSEIMRQHPFLAGLSFEHMQTLIGCASNVRFADGDTIIHEGQVANKFYLMRSGRVALQMDVPGKTALRIQTVGPGEILGWSWLISPFRWHFSGIVVLETRAIALDGECLRAKCEKDTSFGYEMLKRLSQVMERRLDATRLQLIDLYDTTGGVAR
- a CDS encoding (2Fe-2S)-binding protein, producing the protein MPVVRFMPSGTERAIRAGATILAAANQAEMPIGQSCSGDGICGWCRVTLLAGAENMLPPGPLEKKLMKEKEFTGNERAACLAKVNGDVTVTTTYWGHEHV